ATCAATATCCACCACTCCTTTCTGCCCGGCTTCAAGGGCGCCAAGCCTTACCACCAGGCCTGGGAACGTGGCGTCAAACTCATCGGCGCCACCGCCCACTACGTCACCTCGGACCTGGACGAAGGGCCGATCATCGAACAGGAAGTGGAACGTGTGGATCACGGCCTGCGCCCGGATGACCTGGTCGCCATCGGCCGCGATATCGAAACCCTGACGCTGTCGCGGGCAGTGAAATACCACCTTGAACACCGGGTATTTCTCAACGGCGAACGCACCGTGATTTTCCGCTAAGCCGACGCCCACAAGCCCGCATTCAGCCCCGGAGGCCCCATGCCTTTCAATCTGCTCAAATATGGTCTGTCCGCCGACTACCCGGCCGAGGTCGACCTGCCACCACCGGTAGAGCTCAAGCCACGCTATGACGTGGTGATCATCGGTGCCGGCGGCCACGGCCTGGCCATTGCCTACTACCTGGCCCGCTACCATGGCATCACCAAGGTAGCGGTGCTGGACAAGGGCTACCTCGGCGGCGGCAACACAGCGCGCAACACCGCAGTGATCCGCTCCAACTACCTGACCCCGGAAGGGGTACGCTTCTATTCCGAATCGGTACGCCTGTTCAAGAACCTGGCCAACGAGTTCGACTTCAACATCATGTATTCCGAGCGCGGGCAACTGACCCTGGCGCACACCGATGCCACCGTGCGCGCCTTCCGCCAGCGTGCCGAAGTGAACACCCACTTTGGCGGGCGCACCGAGATGCTCGACCGTCAGCAGGTTGCCGAGCTGGTACCCACACTGAATATGGACCCCGGTCATTTACCGGTGCTGGCCGGACTCTGGCACAAGGACGGCGCCACTGCGCGCCATGACGCCGTGGCCTGGGGCTATGCCAAACAGGCGGCCAAGCACGGGGTGGAAATCCACCAGCTGACGGAAGTGCAGGAGCTGGTGATCGAGCAAGGCCGGCTGACCGGGGTGAAAACCAACCGCGGCACCGTGCAGTGCGGCTGCGCCGTGCAAGCGGTGGCCGGGCACAGCTCGCGGCTGCTGGATATGGCCGGCATTCGCGCGCCGATTCTCAGCTACCCCTTGCAGGCCATGGTCACCCAGCCGTTCAAGCCCTTTCTCGACCCCCTGGTCAGTTCCTCGGCACTGCATTGCTATGTGCAACAGACCAGTCGCGGCGAAGTGGTTTTCGGGGGTGGTTCCGATCCCTACCCGCTGTACCACACCCGCTCGACCCTGGAATTGAAGGAAAGCCTGATGGCCGCCGCCCTGGAGATGTTCCCGTTTCTGGCCCAGGCGCGCCTGATGCGCCAGTGGAGCGGGACCACCGACATGACCCCGGATTACAGCCCGATCATGGGTTGTTCACCAGTGGACAATTATTACCTGGATGCCGGCTGGGGTACCTGGGGCTTCAAGGCTACACCGATCTGCGGCCAGACCATGGCGGCGCTGATAGCCAGTGACGGCAAAAAAGTCCCGGAGCTGATCCAGCCCTTTGCCCTGGAGCGCTTCAGCCGCTTCCAGCAAGTCAACGAAATGGGCGCCACCGCCGCCAGCCATTGAGGATGCAACCATGAAAATCATGCCTTGCCCGCTCAACGGGCCGCGCAACATCAGCGAATTCGTCTATGGCGGCGAGTTCAAGACCATGCCCGACCCGGACAACTGCAGTGATGTGGAATGGGCCGATTACGTGTTCAACAGCAGCAACCCTGCCGGCATCGTCACCGAATGGTGGCTGCACAGCGCCAGCAGCTACTGGTTTCTGGCCGAGCGCAACACCCTGAGCGATGACATTGTGCGCACTTTTGATCCCAGCGAGATTTTCGCCGCCACTGCCAACCCGGAGGAATCCGCATGATGCCCGCTCGTTTACCTGCGCCCATGGGCCTGCTGATTGACCGTGAACGGCCGCTGAGTTTCCAGTTCGACGGCCAGACCTATCAAGGCCTGGCAGGCGACAGCATTGCCAGCGCCTTGCTGGCCAACCAGCGCTGGCTGCTGTCACGCTCGTTCAAATATCACCGCCCCCGCGGCCCCATGACCATGGCCGGGGAAGATGCCAACACCCTGGTGCAACTGCCCGGCGCACCCAACACCCTGGCGGATGTGCAGCCGCTGGCCGCCGGCCAGGACGTCAGCGCACAGAACGTCAATGGCTCGCTGGAACGCGACCGCAACGCCTGGCTGGGCAAGGCATCGCGCTTTATGCCGGTGGGCTTCTATTACCGCAGCTTCTACAAGCCCAAAGGAGCCTGGAAGCTATGGGAGCCGATCATCCGCAAGCAGGCCGGGCTCGGCGTGCTCGACCTGACACTGCGCCCGGACTATCACGACAAGGCCTTTGTGTTTGCCGATGTCGCCGTGGTGGGCGCCGGTCCGGCTGGTCTGCAAGCCGCCCTGAGCGCCGCCGAAGCCGGGGCCGAGGTGCTGCTGATCGAACAGCAAGCCTATCTGGGCGGCGCCCTGGCCTGGTCGCGCTTTGCCCTTGACGCCGAGGCTGCCGGGCAACTGCGCCAGCAGCTGCTGCAGGCGGTCAGTGAACATCCAAAGATCCGGGTGATGACCCAGGCCACCTGCAACGGCTGGTTTACCGACAACTTCCTGCCGGTGATTCAGGGCCAGCGCATGCACAAGGTGCGCGCACAGCAGGTGATTGTGGCCTCCGGTGCCTATGACCAGCCGGTGGTGTTTCACAACAACGATCTGCCCGGCATTGTGCTGACCAGCGCAGCGCAGCGCCTGATGCGCCTCTATGCGGTCAAGCCCGGCGAGCGTGCCGTGGTGCTGACCGGCAATGACCACGGCTACCTGGCCGCACTGGAGCTGCTGGAGCAGGGCGTGCAACTGGCGGCCCTGGTCGATCTGCGCAGCGCGCCGCATGACCCGACGTTGCTGGAACAGTTAGAGGCCCGGCAGGTGCCCTGCCATCTGCACAGCACCGTGTATGCCGCCAGCGCCGGCAAAGCACAGGGCCGCATTGACAGTGTCGAGGTGCGCGCGATCAGCGGGCGTGGCACCGTCAGCGAGACGGCCGCGCACTATGCCTGCGATCTGCTGTGCATGTCTTCGGGCTATATGCCGGCCTACCAGTTGCTCTGCCAGGCCGGCGCGCAACTGAGTTACGACGATGAGCACGCCGCCTTCCGCTTGCAGCAGTTGCCGGCCAATCTGCATATCGCCGGTTCAGTCAACGGCTTCCATCAACTGGACAATGTACTGGCCGATGCCCGCCGCGCCGCCAATGCCGCCCTCAGCGGACTCGGCCAACCGACACCGGCCGAGGACAACTTTACCGAGGAGCCCGGCTGCAACGCCGACTGGCCACTGTTTGCCCACCCCAAGGGCAAGGAATTTGTCGATCTGGACGAAGACCTGCAGATCGCCGACATCATCAACGCGACCCGGCATGGCTACCGCGATATCCAGCTGGTGAAGCGCTTTTCCACCGTGGGCATGGGCCCCTCGCAAGGCCGCCACTCGGCGCTGCCCACCGCACGCCTGGTCGCGGCCGCAACCCAGCGCAGCGTCAGCGAAACCGGCGTGACCACGGCGCGGCCGCCCTTTGTCGCGGAAACCCTGGCGCATCTGGCCGGACGCAGCTTTGATCCCTACCGACAAACCCCCTTGCACGACCGCCACACCGCCGCTGGTGCGCAGTGGATGCCGGCAGGCAACTGGCAACGGCCGGCCTATTACGGATCGCCCGGCAGCCGAAACGAGAGCATGCAGGCCGAGGCGCTGCAGGTGCGCAATGGCGTGGGCCTGATCGATGTCTCGACCCTGGGCGGGCTGGACGTACGTGGCCCGGATGCCGCCGAGTTTCTCAACCGTTTCTATACCTTTGCTTTCGTCAAGCAACCGGTTGGCCGCTCGCGCTATGCGTTGCTGACCAATGAGCAGGGCGTAGTGATTGACGATGGCGTCTGTGCCCGCTTCGCCGATGAACACTTCTACGTCAGCGCCACCACCAGCGGTGTCGAGCAGGTCTATCGGCAGATGCTGAAATGGAACGCCCAATGGCGCCTGGATGTGGATATTGCCAACGTCACCAGCGCCTTTGCTGCGGTCAATCTGGCTGGCCCCTTGTCGCGCCAGGTACTGGAACAAGCCGGTTGCGACCTGGACCTGTCCGCCACCGCCTTCCCCTATCTGGAAGTGCGTGAAGGCAAGGTGGCCGGCATACCGGCGCGCCTGCTGCGGGTCGGCTTTGTCGGTGAGCTGGGGTATGAAATCCATGTGCCTGCCCGTTATGCCGGCGCACTCTGGGATGTGTTGATGACCGCTGGCGCGGAGGCCGGCATCCGCCCCTTTGGGGTCGAGGCCCAGCGCCTGCTGCGTCTGGAAAAGGGCCATGTGATCATCGGCCAGGATACTGACGGCATGAGCCACCCGGGGGAAATCGGCATGGACTGGGCGATTGCACGCAAGAAACCTTTCTTTGTGGGCAAGCGGTCGATCGAGATTCTCGAGGCACACCCAGCCAAGCGGCGCCTGGTCGGCTTCCGCTTGCCCGCTGGCAGCGCACAACCACTGGAAGGCCACCTGGTACTCGAGGGTGACAACATCAGCGGCAATGTCACCTCCTGCGAATACTCGCCCAATCTGCAGGCCATTATCGGCCTGGCCTATTGCTCACCCGGCCAGGCCAGCCCCGGCCAGTCGTTATCCATACGGGTAGCCGGCGGCCAGTTGGTACAGGCCGAAGTGATCAAGCCGCCGTTTTATGACCCCGACAACCAGCGTCAGGAGCTGTGATATGCACGCCAGCCAACCCCTTGTTGAAAGTCCATTGCACCGTTACCCGGCTGCCGAGTCGAGCAGCGCCGGTAGTCGTGTGCAAAGCAGTTGTAGCCTGAGCGACTGGAGTCTGCTGCCACGGGTCGGTTTTCGTGGCAGCGATACGCCCGAGGACCTCAGTTCGCAGGGCTACCAGCTGCCCGAGCAAGCCAATCAGGCATGCTGGCAAGCGGACGGCAGCCTGTTGCTGCGCCTCTCCGCAAAAGAGTTCATGCTGCTGGCAGCCAGTCAGCGCAGTGCCGATACCATCGACCAGCTGGAGCAAGGCTGGCAGCAAAGTGCGCGCCGGCATTACCTGCTGCCACGTGCCGACAGCCATGCCTGGCTGCACCTCAGCGGAGCGGACGTGCCGCAGCTGATGGCCAAGCTGTGCGCCATCGACCTGCGGGCGGCCGCCTTTGCCCCGCTGGCGCTGGTACAGACCTCGGTAGCGCGCAATACCGCCATTGTGGTCAACAGCAGCCAGGGCGAGACACCACAGTTCGAGTTGCTCTGCGATCGTGCCACCGCGCGTTATTTATGCGACGTACTGGTCGATGGCATGGCAGAATTCAGCGGTCAGGTGCTGGCTGCCACCAGCGGCTGGCCGGACTGAGCAGGCAAACCACAGGGAGTAGGCATGAGCAGCACAAACGACTATCGGGTTCCCGCACTGGAACGTGGCTTGCAGATTATCGAGCTGTTCCACGCCGGTCAGCGCCAGCTGAGCACCCAGGACATGGCTGATGCCCTGGGCGTCAGCGTGTCCGCGCTGTATCGCATTGTGCAGACACTGAACCAGATGGGTTACCTGAACAAGCTGGGCAAGAACCGCTACGAACTGGGCAGTGCCGTGGTCAGTGCCGGCTTCCGCTATCTGGCCAGCCGTGACCTGGTCGATGTCGCCCAGCCACACCTCAACGCGCTGCGTGATCGTACTTCACTGTCCTGCCATTTGAGCATCCGCCAGCAGACCGACAGCCTCTACCTGTGCCGCGCCTTTGCCGACCAGCGCCTGACCGTGAATATCCCCGTCGGCACGCGTATTCCCTGCCATGCCAGCGCCATGGGCCGGGTGTTGTTGTGCGCCCTCAGCCCCGCCGAGCTGGACAGCCTGTATCAACAGGTTCGCCTGGATGACGTCCCCGGTGATGCACCCAGGACCCTGCCTGCGTTGCGCCAGTTGCTGATCGCCGATGTCGAGCAGGGCTGGGTCATGCATGGCTCGGACTACTCCACCGCGATTGCCACCGCCGTGCGCAATCATCACAACGAGATTGTAGCCGCGATCAATCTTTCCGCGCCTGAAGCCCTGCTGTCCAGCGCCAGCTCACAATCCGATTATCGCAATGAGTTGCTTCTCACTGCCGCGCGAATTTCCGCAGAACTGGGAGCACCCGCTGACTGACATTGTTTCTAACTTGTAATCAGCAGGTGAATCTGGACCAAACTTGCTTGTATGATGTACAAAAGACATCAATCGGGAATAGTCGTTTCTACAGGGAATAGCATGCTCAGGTTCTTTATTGTTTTCCTCGTTCTGCTGGCCGTGCTGTTCACACTGGAACTCACGGGCCCGGCACAAAAATACCTGGTCATCCCATGGACCAATACACTTGCCTGGATCAGCGGTGGCCTGGTCAGCATGTTCGACAGCACGGTTGAGACCTATGGCCGTGTCATGCTGAATACCCGAACCGGACAGGGCGTATCCATCGAGGCCGGTTGCAACGGTGTCGAGGCATTTATCGTATTGATTGCTGCCATGGTGGCTTTCCCCGCTTCAATCCGGCTCAAGCTGATTGGCTTGGCCATTGGTTTTGTCGCCATTCAGTCACTCAACGTTGTCCGGGTAATCAGTCTCTACTACCTGTCCGGCTGGAGCCCCAGCCTGTTCGAGTTTGCTCATCTGTATTTGTGGCAAGCGCTGATCATGATTGACGTTCTGATTGTCTGGTTGCTGTGGATGCGTCATGTGCTCAAACCGGCACCTGAGGTAGCCAATGTCCACGCGTGATTCCGGGATTGCCAATTTTTTTATCCGTATCCTGATTTTTCTGGG
This sequence is a window from Halopseudomonas salegens. Protein-coding genes within it:
- a CDS encoding FAD-dependent oxidoreductase encodes the protein MPFNLLKYGLSADYPAEVDLPPPVELKPRYDVVIIGAGGHGLAIAYYLARYHGITKVAVLDKGYLGGGNTARNTAVIRSNYLTPEGVRFYSESVRLFKNLANEFDFNIMYSERGQLTLAHTDATVRAFRQRAEVNTHFGGRTEMLDRQQVAELVPTLNMDPGHLPVLAGLWHKDGATARHDAVAWGYAKQAAKHGVEIHQLTEVQELVIEQGRLTGVKTNRGTVQCGCAVQAVAGHSSRLLDMAGIRAPILSYPLQAMVTQPFKPFLDPLVSSSALHCYVQQTSRGEVVFGGGSDPYPLYHTRSTLELKESLMAAALEMFPFLAQARLMRQWSGTTDMTPDYSPIMGCSPVDNYYLDAGWGTWGFKATPICGQTMAALIASDGKKVPELIQPFALERFSRFQQVNEMGATAASH
- a CDS encoding sarcosine oxidase subunit delta — its product is MKIMPCPLNGPRNISEFVYGGEFKTMPDPDNCSDVEWADYVFNSSNPAGIVTEWWLHSASSYWFLAERNTLSDDIVRTFDPSEIFAATANPEESA
- a CDS encoding 2Fe-2S iron-sulfur cluster-binding protein, whose translation is MMPARLPAPMGLLIDRERPLSFQFDGQTYQGLAGDSIASALLANQRWLLSRSFKYHRPRGPMTMAGEDANTLVQLPGAPNTLADVQPLAAGQDVSAQNVNGSLERDRNAWLGKASRFMPVGFYYRSFYKPKGAWKLWEPIIRKQAGLGVLDLTLRPDYHDKAFVFADVAVVGAGPAGLQAALSAAEAGAEVLLIEQQAYLGGALAWSRFALDAEAAGQLRQQLLQAVSEHPKIRVMTQATCNGWFTDNFLPVIQGQRMHKVRAQQVIVASGAYDQPVVFHNNDLPGIVLTSAAQRLMRLYAVKPGERAVVLTGNDHGYLAALELLEQGVQLAALVDLRSAPHDPTLLEQLEARQVPCHLHSTVYAASAGKAQGRIDSVEVRAISGRGTVSETAAHYACDLLCMSSGYMPAYQLLCQAGAQLSYDDEHAAFRLQQLPANLHIAGSVNGFHQLDNVLADARRAANAALSGLGQPTPAEDNFTEEPGCNADWPLFAHPKGKEFVDLDEDLQIADIINATRHGYRDIQLVKRFSTVGMGPSQGRHSALPTARLVAAATQRSVSETGVTTARPPFVAETLAHLAGRSFDPYRQTPLHDRHTAAGAQWMPAGNWQRPAYYGSPGSRNESMQAEALQVRNGVGLIDVSTLGGLDVRGPDAAEFLNRFYTFAFVKQPVGRSRYALLTNEQGVVIDDGVCARFADEHFYVSATTSGVEQVYRQMLKWNAQWRLDVDIANVTSAFAAVNLAGPLSRQVLEQAGCDLDLSATAFPYLEVREGKVAGIPARLLRVGFVGELGYEIHVPARYAGALWDVLMTAGAEAGIRPFGVEAQRLLRLEKGHVIIGQDTDGMSHPGEIGMDWAIARKKPFFVGKRSIEILEAHPAKRRLVGFRLPAGSAQPLEGHLVLEGDNISGNVTSCEYSPNLQAIIGLAYCSPGQASPGQSLSIRVAGGQLVQAEVIKPPFYDPDNQRQEL
- a CDS encoding aminomethyltransferase family protein translates to MHASQPLVESPLHRYPAAESSSAGSRVQSSCSLSDWSLLPRVGFRGSDTPEDLSSQGYQLPEQANQACWQADGSLLLRLSAKEFMLLAASQRSADTIDQLEQGWQQSARRHYLLPRADSHAWLHLSGADVPQLMAKLCAIDLRAAAFAPLALVQTSVARNTAIVVNSSQGETPQFELLCDRATARYLCDVLVDGMAEFSGQVLAATSGWPD
- a CDS encoding IclR family transcriptional regulator translates to MSSTNDYRVPALERGLQIIELFHAGQRQLSTQDMADALGVSVSALYRIVQTLNQMGYLNKLGKNRYELGSAVVSAGFRYLASRDLVDVAQPHLNALRDRTSLSCHLSIRQQTDSLYLCRAFADQRLTVNIPVGTRIPCHASAMGRVLLCALSPAELDSLYQQVRLDDVPGDAPRTLPALRQLLIADVEQGWVMHGSDYSTAIATAVRNHHNEIVAAINLSAPEALLSSASSQSDYRNELLLTAARISAELGAPAD
- the xrtH gene encoding exosortase H; the protein is MLRFFIVFLVLLAVLFTLELTGPAQKYLVIPWTNTLAWISGGLVSMFDSTVETYGRVMLNTRTGQGVSIEAGCNGVEAFIVLIAAMVAFPASIRLKLIGLAIGFVAIQSLNVVRVISLYYLSGWSPSLFEFAHLYLWQALIMIDVLIVWLLWMRHVLKPAPEVANVHA